A section of the Echeneis naucrates chromosome 12, fEcheNa1.1, whole genome shotgun sequence genome encodes:
- the sema4d gene encoding semaphorin-4D isoform X1: MGFGVLGVFLGLLLEVSTHGPHAVPRMSWRHQDLDLMEFSEPGIFNYSTLLLSETRDALFVGAREAIFELSKKNVTVRNNKVQWTVAEDPMLMCTLKGKSQERDCLNYIRVLQVIDDDRLYVCGTHAFQPQCDYLNLADFSLHGQPEDGRGKCPFDPSQSFTTVMVDGELYSGTAYNFLGSEPIISKYSPFQSLLRTEYSTSWLNEPSFVFADVIREGRNKAYGEDDKIYYFFTEVSVEYEFFGKLLIPRVARVCKGDLGGQRTLQKKWTSFLKAKLVCSMPELNFVFNVVHDIFILKESDWRDTVIYGVFTSQWGNVGLSAVCAYNMTAVEDVFSKGKYMQKATVEQSHTKWVRYNGITPSPRPGACINNQMREQNISSSLHLPDKTLQFVRDHPLLEDPVLPMGNGPRLITKDVNYTQIVVERVRALDGNIYDIIFTGTDKGVLHKSVVYEEGVHTVEEIQLLKNSEPIKNLLLSSETQSLYAGSDSGVVQSPTAFCGRYSSCDGCVLARDPHCAWDRHTAACVNIVDAVGHQPGNLIQNLHGDADKCPSVSPPSVKDYHHVTVKPGSSVELRCLAPSNLAQVNWKSNKTALTEASRFHLIGEQGLLIYSVGQEDQGHYECWSVEWAPAARKNFTRLLAGYILTLDLPPTPPQQTGQITTTTTLSSKETSSTHAAEGNGKTDGAPLTSALAPPSFTTSVLFTNPPQADSSLTPPPSNTIKIQPRHHLPPSSSAPRPDNRDPAAEYLQHNNSIALLLLFLLFFLLFLAALAYNCYMQYLPAPCLRMRAALLGSQKTVHKPEYRACEAGLIEGSGPDKVNVAEEPTQNGSQSTQNLRALRDTGYETEPECGNGQIPSKDDSPSQEKPFDVDCESQPIQFADADEPYC, encoded by the exons ATGGGGTTTGGCGTGCTGGGAGTGTTTCtggggctgctgctggaggtCTCCACACATGGACCCCATGCTGTGCCCCGCATGTCCTGGAGACACCAAg ATTTAGATCTGATGGAGTTTTCAGAGCCAGGGATCTTCAACTACTCTACACTGTTGCTGAGTGAGACAAGGGATGCACTGTTTGTGGGAGCCAGGGAGGCCATCTTCGAGCTCAGcaagaaaaatgtgacagtCAGAAACAACAAG gTTCAGTGGACAGTTGCAGAAGATCCAATGTTGATGTGCACGCTTAAAGGAAAATCACAAGAG AGGGATTGTCTAAACTACATTCGAGTCCTCCAAGTCATAGACGATGACCGGTTGTATGTCTGTGGCACGCATGCATTTCAACCTCAGTGTGATTACTTG AACCTGGCTGACTTTTCATTGCATGGTCAACCTGAAGATGGCAGGGGAAAATGCCCCTTTGACCCTTCCCAAAGCTTCACCACTGTCATGGTTG ACGGGGAGCTGTACTCAGGGACAGCTTATAACTTCTTAGGCAGTGAACCGATTATTTCCAAATACTCCCCATTCCAGTCCCTGCTGAGGACAGAGTACTCCACATCATGGCTCAATG AacctagttttgtttttgctgatgtGATCAGAGAAGGGAGAAACAAAGCATATGGTGAGGACGATAAAATCTACTACTTCTTCACTGAGGTGTCGGTGGAGTATGAATTCTTTGGCAAGCTGCTCATCCCCAGGGTGGCCCGCGTCTGTAAG GGGGACCTCGGGGGGCAGCGCACGCTGCAGAAGAAATGGACGTCGTTCCTAAAAGCCAAGCTGGTGTGCTCCATGCCTGAGCTCAACTTTGTCTTCAATGTGGTACATGACATCTTCATCCTGAAGGAGTCAGACTGGAGGGACACAGTCATCTATGGCGTCTTTACCTCTCAGTG GGGCAATGTGGGCTTATCAGCAGTGTGTGCGTATAACATGACCGCTGTAGAAGACGTCTTCTCCAAGGGCAAATATATGCAGAAGGCCACAGTGGAGCAGTCCCACACGAAGTGGGTGCGGTACAACGGCATCACTCCTTCACCACGTCCAGGAGCA TGTATAAACAACCAGATGCGAGAGCAGAACATCAGCAGCTCTCTCCACCTGCCGGACAAGACCCTTCAGTTTGTTAGGGACCACCCCCTGCTGGAAGATCCTGTCCTGCCAATGGGCAACGGGCCTCGCCTCATCACCAAAGATGTCAACTACACCCAGATCGTTGTAGAGCGGGTCAGGGCGCTCGATGGGAACATTTATGATATAATCTTCACCGGAACAG ATAAGGGAGTCCTGCACAAATCGGTGGTGTATGAAGAGGGCGTTCACACTGTGGAGGAGATCCAGCTGCTGAAGAACTCTGAACCCATCAAGAACTTGCTCCTGTCCTCAGAG ACACAGTCGCTGTATGCTGGTTCAGACTCAGGTGTGGTCCAGTCACCTACAGCCTTCTGTGGCAGGTATTCATCCTGTGATGGCTGTGTCCTGGCACGAGACCCCCACTGTGCATGGGACCGCCACACTGCTGCCTGTGTCAATATCGTCGATGCTGTCGGGCACCAGCCAGG caaTCTAATCCAGAACCTGCATGGTGACGCAGACAAATGTCCTTCAG TGTCACCTCCATCTGTGAAGGATTACCACCATGTGACAGTGAAACCAGGCAGCTCTGTTGAGCTACGATGCCTGGCACCTTCCAACCTAGCTCAGGTGAACTGGAAATCCAACAAAACAGCGCTCACTGAGGCCTCTCGTTTCCACCTCATTGGTGAACAGGGTCTCCTCATTTATAGCGTCGGTCAGGAGGATCAAGGTCACTATGAGTGCTGGTCTGTGGAATGGGCCCCTGCTGCTAGGAAGAACTTCACCCGCCTCTTGGCTGGATATATCCTTACTCTGGATCTCCCGCCCACACCCCCACAGCAGACGGGCCagatcaccaccaccaccactctgtCCAGCAAGGAGACATCTAGCACTCATGCTGCTGAAGGTAATGGTAAGACAGACGGTGCTCCACTAACTTCAGCTCTTGCCCCTCCCAGCTTCACAACCTCAGTCCTCTTCACCAACCCACCCCAAGCTGATTCATCACTAACCCCGCCCCCTAGCAATACAATCAAGATCCAGCCAAGGCATCATCTTCCCCCAAGCTCCAGTGCTCCCCGCCCAGACAACCGGGACCCAGCAGCTGAGTATTTGCAGCACAACAACAGCATTGCCCTTCTCttgctcttcctcctgtttttcctcctcttcctggcTGCATTGGCCTACAACTGCTACATGCAGTATCTTCCTGCTCCCTGCCTACGCATGCGAGCTGCTCTACTGGGCAGTCAGAAGACTGTCCATAAGCCTGAGTATCGGGCCTGTGAAGCAGGTCTGATTGAGGGATCAGGACCTGACAAAGTTAACGTGGCAGAGGAACCAACACAGAATGGCAGCCAAAGCACCCAAAACCTCCGGGCACTCAGGGACACTGGCTATGAGACCGAGCCTGAGTGTGGCAACGGGCAGATCCCCTCGAAGGATGACAGCCCGTCACAGGAGAAACCCTTTGATGTGGACTGTGAATCTCAGCCCATCCAGTTTGCAGATGCAGATGAGCCTTACTGCTAG